The sequence TTTGGCCGCACCGTTAAGACCATTGGTCAGACTGCGTACCACCATTTTTTCGTCATTGATGACGAGTACTTTGCTTACCGGCTTTGACATAGACCTCTGACTCACTGCACTGATGGCCAGCCCGGTTTCAGGCTGGCCTTACTGGCTGCTGCTAACGCCCCAAACGGCCACCCTTGCTGATGACCACGAAATCGACAAACGTTGATCCCCGGTGATTAGACGGCAAATAGCGCAGCGGAAAACCGCCGAAGTATTTGTCATCCATGCTTTCCAGAGCCTCGACAAACGTTTTGCGGGTCACATTGCTGCCCGCTTTCTTCAGCCCTTCAATAATCACCCAGCCGGTCATGAAGCCCTCAATGCCGGGATAAGTCAGCGGCTTGCCTGCGGCGTACTTGCGCATGGCTCGCTGAAAATCGCCTACCACTTGTTCGGTACCGGTAATCGGGTTCGGCATGACCTGGGAAATGGCTACCCCGACCGCCTCTTCTTTCAGCAAGGCGTACAGTTCGCTCGCATCCACTGGCGACAAGGCAAAATACTGGATATTGATGCCACGCTGCTTCATGCCATGGATGAAATCGGCAGCCGGCTTGCTGACAGCCACCAGAATCACCGCGCCAACCTTGGCATCAGCCAGCTGCTTGACCGCCGCGGTGACATCCAGCTTGGTGCGATCGTACTTGGCGCTGGCAGCCACATCGAGGTTGTTCTTGCGCATGGCACGCTCAATCCCCTCCAGCCCGGCCTCGCCATAGCTGTCGTCCTGATACAGCACACCAATACGCTTGATCCCCAGGCTGACCAGCTGGCGCACAATACGTTCGGACTCATCCCGATAGCTAGCGCGGATGTTGAACTGCATCGGGTTGTGATAAATGCGGGTGACATCGCTGCCGGTGTACGGCGCAATGGAGGGTACTTTTTCCTTGAAGATCAGGTCGGCGATCTGTTGGTTATTGGCAGTCCCGAACACCCCGGCCAGGCCGAAGACTTGTTCCTTCTGGATCAGCGTGGTGACATTGCCAAGCGTTTTGTCTGGCAGGCTGGCGTCGTCCAGCGTTTTCAGCTCCAGCCGGCGACCGTTGACGCCCCCCTGATCGTTGATCATCTGGAAGGCAGCTTGCAGACCCTGATTGTATTCCTCAACGACACGGGCATACGGCCCGGTTACCCCTGCCGACTGCCCAAACAAGACCCGAGCGGGTTCAACCCCTGGCTCTGCACGCACCGTGGCGGCGAGTCCGAGGGCGAGTGTCAGGACCAGCAAGGCATAGCGTTGCAGCAACATGATGTGTCTCCTCTTGCGAAAGGCTGTTGTATTTTATGGGCTCGCCTTTTCGCAGTTCTGCATTGCGGAACACGGTTCCGCAATGCAGAGAAGCCACAGTGTGCAGGAAGTTGCTTTCTGACTCAAGTCAAAAATGCAACGTCCCGCAGCTGCTGCTGATGACCCCACGTAATGGGGTTGTGGTGTCAATCAGCTGGCATGCAGCAACTGCAGAATCGACGAGAAGTCGAGCTTGCCGTTTCCCTGAGCACTATGCAATGCGTACAAACCGCGAGCCTGAGCTCCCATTGGCGTCGCCACCTTGCTGGCAATGGCGGCTTCCAGCGCCAGGCCCAGGTCCTTCAGCATCAGGTCAACCCCAAACCCCCCGGCATAGCCCTTGGATGCAGGTGCGTTTTCCATCACACCCGGCCACGGGTTATACACCTCCAGCGCCCAGTTACGGCCCGAACTCTTGCTCATGATCTCGGACAACACTTTGGGGTCCAGCCCATGTGCGACCCCCAGATTCAAGGCCTCCGCCGTACCTGCCATCAGGATGCCGAGCATCATGTTGTTGCACATTTTGACGATCTGCCCCGCACCATGTGACCCGGCGTGGTAAATATTCTTGCCCATGCGCTCCAGCAACGGCCGCACCTGCTCCACCACCTCCGCTGCACCACCTACCATGAAGGTCAGCGTACCGGCAGCGGCGCCGGCCGTGCCGCCGGATACCGGTGCATCCAGCATCGGGAAACCGGCCTCTTCTGCGGCTTGAGCCACCTTGCGAGCCACCGCCGGAGCAATGGTGCTGCAATCCACCAGAATTGCGCCCGCGCGGGCGTTGACCAGCAAGCCACCGTCTCCCAGATAGATCTGCTCCACATGCTGCGATGCTGGCAACATGGTGAGGATGACATCCGCCTGGCGTGCAGCCTCACCCGCTGACGTACATGCTTTGGCCCCCTCTGCGGCCAGGGTCGACATGGCTTCCGCTACCAGATCAAACACGCTCAGGGTAAACCCGGCTTTCAACAAGTTGCGCGCCATAGGCAGGCCCATATTACCCAGCCCGATGAATGCGATATGCATGGTGACTCCTGTTCAGTAAAGAATGGGGGTTACAGGTCCTGCAAGGGGTGGGGGCCGCTCCAAGGTGCGACAAAATGCAGCGCCAGGGCATCTTCCTCCACGGCGGCATCATGTGCGGCCGACCAGCGCGGCTGGTTATCCTTATCGACCAACAAGGCCCGCACCCCTTCCGCGAATTCTCCGCTCAAACAGCAACGGACTGACGCGACCAACTCCCACTGGAAGGCCTCTCGCAAGGAGAGATGCTCACAGCGCGCCTGCATGGCAAGACCAAGCCGAGCCGACATCGGGCTGCCACGCTGCAGGTTGCCAACCGCCTTGAGCCACCAGGGGTCGTCTTTAAAGGCTTCCCGGGTCTGCTCGTCTAGCAAGGACTGAATGACGGCAGACGCATCGTGGCCGCGGCACACCTTGAGCAGTTGCGACCAATGCTGCTCAATGGGGGATACGGGCCAATTCACTCCGGAGTCGCCCTCCAGGCGGACCAGCAACTCGGTCAGACACTGCTTGCGGCCCGGCTCATCGGCAGGCCAATGTTGAGCGCACAGCCCGGCCTTGACGTGCTCCCATTGGTCATTGGCGAGTTGATAATCAGCCATGCCCAGGAAGCGGGCGTCGGATGCATTGAGGTGCACCCCGGTCAGCGCCAGAAAACGGCCTACCTTGCCGGGCAAACGGCTGAGGAACCAGCTGCCGCCCACGTCCGGATAAAGGCCGATGCTGATTTCCGGCATGGCAAGCCGTGAGGTTTCTGTCACCACCCGGTGGCTGGCACCGGCCATCAGGCCGATCCCTCCGCCCATCACGATGCCTTTACCCCAGACCAGTATGGGCTTGGCATAGGTATGGATCAGATAGTCAAGCTGGTATTCCAGTGCAAAGAAATGGGTGCAAGCGGTCAGGGCGTTACCTGCCCGGATCTGCTCATACATGGCGCGAATATCGCCACCGGCACAAAATGCCTTGTCACCTTGCCCTAGCAGTACCACGCAGGCAATCTGCGGATCCGCCTGCCAAGCTTGCAGCTGCGGCAGCAGCAGCTCAATCATCGGCAGGGACAACGCGTTCAGGCTTTTTTCACTATTCAGGCACGCTACACCAATGCGACAGCCCTGCTGCCCAGCCCACTCTTCAATACGGATGGGAGAATCGCTCATGCGTCATCGGTCCTTAGCGGTTTTTCCATTGCGGGCTGCGCTTCTCCAGAAAGGCGGTGACGCCTTCTTTCTGGTCCTCACTATCAAACAGCATGACAAAGCGCTCACGCTCCTCAGGCAACACCTGATAGGGGCCCCGCATGCGGCTGCTCTGGATCAATGCCTTGCAGTGCATGACGGAGACCGGGCTTTGTTGCTCCACCTTGGCAGCCAGCTCCAGCGCCTTCTCCAGTGCCTGACCTTTGGCCACCACCTCTTCTGCCAGGCCAATCTGCAAGGCGGTGGCAGCATCCACCCGCTCGCCGAGCAGGATCATGCGTTTGGCCCAGCCTTCGCCTGCCAGCCAGGCCAGGTTCTGTGTCCCCCCCGCGCAGGGCAGCAAGCCCACCTTGGCTTCCGGCAGCGCCATCACCGCTTGTGCCTCCACCACGCGCAGGTCACACGCCAGGGCGGCTTCCAGGCCACCGCCCATGGCGTAGCCATTGATGGCGGCAATCGAGACGCCACGGAAAGTGGCCAAGGCCTCAAAGGCTTCGCCAAAGATGCGCGAGACACTGGCCGCTACGCCCTTGTCACCACTGGCAAACTGATTGAGGTCCGCCCCGGCGCTGAAGAACTTCTCGCCTTGTCCGGTCAGGATCAGGCTGTAAATGTCTTTATCCTCATTCAGTGCCCGCACGGTATCGCGCAAGGCCGTCAGGCTGGCGACGGTCCAGGTATTGGCAGGTGGATTGGCAATGGTAATGATGGCCACATGACCGCGTTTTTCCAGTTCAATACTCATATTTTCCCTCAACGCTTAGCGCAGGCGAGCCAGCACAGCCTCATCCTGCAAGGCTCGGCCAACAATGACCCGCATGATTTCATTACTGCCTTCCAGAATCTGGTGTACCCGGGTATCCCGCACCATGCGCTCCAGCGGGTATTCGCGGATATAGCCATAGCCGCCAAACAGCTGCAGGGCCTCATTGCAGACCTTGAAGCCCACATCCGTCGCAAAGCGCTTGGCCATGGCACAGTAGGCGGTGGCATCCACATCTCCGGCATCCAGTTTGCAGGCTGCCAGTCGCACCATTTGCCGGGCCGCAATCAGCTCGGTCAGCATGTCGGCCAGTTTGAACTGGGTGATCTGGAAGTCCATGATGGCCTGACCAAACTGCTGCCGCCCTTTGACGTAGCTACAGGCGGCATCCAGCGCAGCTTGCGCGGTACCCACCGAGCAGCTGGCAATATTCAGGCGCCCGCCGTCCAGCCCTTTCATGGCAATGCGGAAGCCTTCGCCCTCCTCACCCAGCCGCTGCCGGGCGGGAACATGCACATCCTCAAACGTTATGGCACGGGTGGGCTGGCTGTTCCAGCCCATCTTGCTTTCCTTGCGCCCATAGCTGATACCAGGGCTATCAGCTGCGACCACAAACGCCGAGATCCCCTTCGCGCCGGGTCCGCCGGTGCGGGCCATCACCACCAGCACGTCACTCTCACCACCACCGGAGATGAACATCTTGCTGCCATTCAGCCGGTAGCCATCACCATCCAGCGTCGCACTGGTTTTCAAGGCGGCGGCATCCGAGCCATTGCCCGGCTCCGTCAGGCAATAGGAGCCCAGCAGCTCGCCTGCCACCATGCCTGGCACCCATTGCTCGGCCACCTCGCGCTGCGCCCAGCTGGCAATCATCCAGGTCGCCATATTGTGGATGGTCAGGTAAGCCGTGGTGGAAGTGCAGCCGGCCGACAGCGCCTCAAAAATGATACTGGCGTCCAGCCGGCTCAACGCCAGGCCACCATAGGCTTCCGGGGTATAAATACCGCAAAAGCCCATCTCACCGGCTTGGCGCAGGGTGTCCTTGGGAAAGAGGCTTTCTTCGTCCCAGTGCGCGGCATGCGGCGCCAGTTCGCCGGCGGCAAAGGCTTGTGCCGCCGCCTGCAAGGCCAGCTGATCGTCGTTCAGTGAGAAATCCATATCTGACCTCAGCGCAAGCTGATGGTGGTATTGACCTTGCCACCGGTGGAAGCCGGATCATCAAACCAGCGTGCGGTAACGGTCTTGGTCTGGGTGTAGAACAGCACCACCTGCTTGCCATACGGCCCCAGATCCCCCAGCTTGCTGGCGCGTGAACCGGTAAAGCTGAACAGCGGCACCGGCACCGGGATCGGCACATTGATCCCCACCTGCCCGACATCAATCTCCTCCTGGAATTTGCGCGCGGCAGCCCCGCTCTGGGTAAAGATGGCGGTGCCGTTACCGTTCGGGTTGGCGTTGATGAAGTCGATGGCCTCATCCAGCGAGTCGGCAGCCACCAGGCACAGTACCGGCCCGAAAATTTCCTGGTCATAAATGGCCATGCCGGGTTTGACGCCACTGAAGATGGTCGGGCCAACAAAGTTACCCTGATCAAAGCCCGCCACCTGCACCTGACGGCCATCAAGCTCCAGCGTAGCGCCATCGGCCACCCCGCGCTCAATCAAGCTCTGTACCCGTTCCTTGGCGGAGCAGGAAATCAGCGGGCCGACATCCGTACCGGGCTCTGTCCCGGCACTGACCTTGAGCGTGCGGGCTTTGGCCACCAGCTCCGGAATCCACTGCTGCGCTTCACCCACCAGCACCGCCACCGTCAACGCCATGCAACGCTGACCTGCCGCGCCAAATGCCGCCCCGGTCAGCTGGTTCAGTGCCTGTTCCTTGTTGGCATCCGGCAGCACAATGGCGTGATTCTTGGCCCCCATCATGCATTGCACCCTTTTACCCGCCAGTGATGCACGCTGGTAAACGTGAGTACCAACCTTGCTGGAGCCTACAAAGGAAATGGCCTTGATGTCCGGGTGGTCACACAGACGGTTCACCACCTCTGGCCCGCCATGTACCACGTTCAGCACCCCGGCCGGAATACCCGCTTCCAGCGCCAGCTCAACCAGTTTTGTGGTGACCATCGGGTCTTGCTCGGAAGGCTTCAGCACAAAGGTATTGCCACAGGCAATCGCCATCGGGAACATCCACAGCGGAATCATGGCCGGGAAATTGAACGGGGTAATCCCGGCGCAGACGCCCAGCGGCTGCATCAGGGTATAGGTATCCACCCCACCGGCCACATTCTCGGCAAACTCACCCATTTGCAGCGTACCGATATTGGCGGCATGCTCCACCACCTCCAGCCCGCGGAAAATGTCGCCCTCTGCATCTGCCAGCGTCTTGCCCTGCTCGGCCGTCAGCACGGCTGCCAGCGCCTTCATGTGCTCGCGGATCAACTGTTGCAGACGCAGGAAGATGCGGGCGCGGGTACCAATCGGTGTCCGTTTCCAGCTGGCAAACGCCTGACGCGCAGCAGCAACAGCGGCATCCACTTCTTCCACCGTTGCCATGGGCACCTGGGCCAGTACCTGCTGGGTAGCCGGGTTAATGACGTCACGCCATTGCGTGGTCTGGCTCTGGACCCATTCGCCATTGATCAACAGGGGGATGCGCTGCATGGTGGACTCCTCTACCCTTCTTGGGGGTGTGTTCATGGTTTGACTGGTCAAGCCAGCCCCAAAGTCTCGCGCTGCCTTTTGGGCAGGCGCGATGCAATCAAATGCCAGGACCGGCTGATCAGTGCTTCCACCTCTTCATCCGGCAGCACGCAATCTGCCTCCAGCAATAGCCAGTGGTTACGCGCCAGATAGGGCGCAGGCTGGATACCCGGCAGATCGGAAAGTTCGAGAAAACGATGGCTGTCGACCTTGATCGACATCGCTGCCTGGGGCTGCCCCCGCTCATCCAGCCGGATGATGGCGAACAGTTTCTCCGCCACCATGCAGCAGTGGGCATTGCCCCACTTCACATCCTCCTGAACACCCGGCAAGGTGCGGCAATGGGCCAGCAAGCGGTGAATATTCATCAGGCGCCCTCATGGCAGCTTGTCGATTCAGCGGCGGGTGAGAGGGCGAGACCCGCCTTCTCGGGCAGCGGTTGCCAACGGCGGCCATCCCAGCGCTGCAAGAATAGTTGGGTACTGCCTCGACGATCCTGACACCGAGTCTGCAGCGGCAGCATGATGCCCTCCGCGCCCAGCGCCTGCAGTCGGGAAGGACTCAGGTTCAGGTGGGACAGACTCCATGCCCACTGTCGACCATCCAGGCTGCGTACGCCAAAGCGGCTCTGTCCGCCGCGCAACGCTTCCGCCAGAATGATGCCTTGCATCACACCCCGGTTGTACGCCACCGAACCGAGGTCTTGCCGCTGCAGCATGCGCCCCTGTCCCTGCCCATAAACGACCCGCTTGATGTCCTCGATGACTGGAAAGCGCTGTCCCTCAGCGACCAGACTCACGCTGGTATAGCCTTTGGCCTGTAGCGCCACCGGCTGGACTGCCTCTTCCAGGCCAGACCAGCTGCTGCCGATGATGCGTGACATGGGCAGGCCACTCTGCGCGGCTTTGCCTAACGCAACCGGGGTCATCCTGTCCCAGCCTCGAAGCAGTACCCCGGCCGGTTTCAACCGACCGATCTGTCCCCATGCAGCCTGCTGCTCCTCACCCGGTGGGCTAACGGGCAGGTGAATCAGGCGTGCCTCGGCCTGGCGTGCCAAGCCATCCAGCACCGGCAGCGCAGCGCGGGCATAGTCCGAATCCAGGTACAGGTCGACGACCGTCTTGCCGCGCAAGACCTGCGCCTGTGCAAGGGTTCGCCACATGGCCTCGGCTTCGGCCGCCGCATCCGGGCCCAGAGCAAACTGATACGACGTACTGGCCAGCTTGCCGGGTTCCGGCGTGAAGCCTCCCGTCATCAGCAGCGGCATACGCTGCTGCTCTGACCACGCATCCAGCATCAGCATGGCCCCATTGGAGGGCACATTGAGCACAGTCGCCCCGCGCGCCTGCAGCTGGCGGGCGCAGACGTCCACCCGGTCCATCCGGTAGCCGGTTTCGCAGGACAGCAGCTTGATGGGCTGGCCATTGACCCCGCCATCACGCAGGTTCAGCAGGGTCAGATAGTCTTCCAGCCCGCCCGCCACTTTAGTCCCCAGCGCAGCGTACGGACCCGTCCGGTATTGCAGGACACCAATGGCCTGCTCTGCGGATACCATCAGCGGCAGCACGCCCAGCATCAGCGCCCCCCACCTTGCCCACTGTCCCGGATTCCCTCGTTTCACCTGCACCCTCCTGTTGATTGTTGGCGAGTGGTAAGCATAACCAGAATCCGGGTCAGTTGGGGGAATCAGGCGGCCTGCTGAATCGTGATGACGCCATGCTGGTACTGATGCAGTTTTTCAGCCTGCATGCCGCGCACCTTCTCCACATTGGCTTCCTTGACATGACCGTAACCACGAATCAGCTCCGGCAACGCCGCAATGTCCGCCGCCTGCGCCAGCTTGTCCGCCTTGAGGCCGGGCAGCAGTGTATCTACCAGCGCTTCGTAGTCCTTGATCAGCTGCCGTTCCATCTTGCGCTCTGCCTGATAGCCAAACGGGTCCAGCGCCGTGCCACGCAAACCTTTGAATTTGGCCAGCAAGCCAAAGGCCTTCATCATCCACGGGCCAAAGCGGCGCTTCTTCGGCTCGGTGCCATCTTTCTGCAGCCAGGTAGGCCCCAGATGGAAGCTCAGCTTGTAGTTACCGCCAAAGGTGGCAGCCAAGTCTTTCAGGAACTGACCATCGCTGTACAGACGCGCGACTTCATACTCATCCTTATACGCCAGCAGCTTGAAGTAGTTGCGTGCCACCGCCCAGCTGAGTCGGGTGGAGCCCGCCTGCGCCGCTTGCTCCGCTTGCTGTACGCGCTCAACCAGCGCACGATAGCGCGCGGACAGTGCTTCTCCCTGGTAATCCACCAGGAATGCAGCACGGTGCGCGATCAGTTGCTCCAGTGTCTGCGGCATGGCTACGGTCTTGGCCTGCTGCTCAGGGAACGCTACCTTTTCCACGGCAGTGCTATCTACCGCGGCATGGCGGCCCCACAGGAATGCGGTCTGGTTGAACGACACGGCAGCGCCATTGAGCTCAATTGCTTTCATGATGGCGTCTTCCGTGACCGGCACCAAGCCGCGTTGCCAGGCAAAACCCAGCATAAACATGTTGGCCGCAATGGAATCACCCAGCAGCGCAGTGGCCAGACGGGTGGCATTCACGGCAGCAAAGCGCTCCTCGCCTACCGTTTCCAGCAGGGTCTGGGTCATGGCAGCTGCCGGGAAGCGGGCATCCGGGTTACGGGTAAACTCGCTGGTCGGCGATTCGTAACTGTTCACCACCGCGTGGCTGAAGCCCAGCCGCATCTTGGCCAGCGCCTCAGCACTGACCGTCACCACCAGGTCGCAACCCAGTACCAGATTGGCATCGCCTGCGGCGATACGCACTGCATGCAGTTGTGCCTGGTCTGCCGCGATCCGGATGTGGGACCAGACGGCCCCGCCCTTTTGCGCCAGGCCTGCCATGTCCAGCACGGTGATGCCCTTGCCATCCAGATGCGCAGCCACGCCCAGGATCTGGCCGATGGTGACCACCCCGGTGCCACCGACGCCGGTCACCATGATGCCGTACGGATGATCCAGCGACGGCAAAACCGGCGCTGCCAGTACGGGTAGCTGTTGCAATTCACCCTTGCCTGCCTTGCTCTTGCGCACTTCACCGCCTTCTACCGTGACAAAGCTGGGGCAGAAACCGTTGATGCAGGAGAAATCCTTGTTGCAGGAAGATTGGTCAATCTTGCGCTTGCGGCCCAATTCGGTTTCCGACGGCAACACCGACAAACATTGCGATTTGGCGCTGCAGTCACCGCAGCCCTCACAGACGCGCTCATTGATGAATACGCGCTGGTTCGGGTCCGGATAGGTGCCACGCTTGCGCCGACGGCGTTTTTCCGCCGCACAGGTCTGGTCGTGAATCAGGATGGTGGTCCCCGCAATCTCACGCAGCTCTCGCTGTAGGCGGTCCAGCTCGGAGCGATGGAAGACTTCCACGCCAGGGGCCAGATTGCTGACACCCTCATACTTCTC is a genomic window of Leeia aquatica containing:
- a CDS encoding enoyl-CoA hydratase; translation: MSIELEKRGHVAIITIANPPANTWTVASLTALRDTVRALNEDKDIYSLILTGQGEKFFSAGADLNQFASGDKGVAASVSRIFGEAFEALATFRGVSIAAINGYAMGGGLEAALACDLRVVEAQAVMALPEAKVGLLPCAGGTQNLAWLAGEGWAKRMILLGERVDAATALQIGLAEEVVAKGQALEKALELAAKVEQQSPVSVMHCKALIQSSRMRGPYQVLPEERERFVMLFDSEDQKEGVTAFLEKRSPQWKNR
- a CDS encoding CoA-acylating methylmalonate-semialdehyde dehydrogenase, with the protein product MQRIPLLINGEWVQSQTTQWRDVINPATQQVLAQVPMATVEEVDAAVAAARQAFASWKRTPIGTRARIFLRLQQLIREHMKALAAVLTAEQGKTLADAEGDIFRGLEVVEHAANIGTLQMGEFAENVAGGVDTYTLMQPLGVCAGITPFNFPAMIPLWMFPMAIACGNTFVLKPSEQDPMVTTKLVELALEAGIPAGVLNVVHGGPEVVNRLCDHPDIKAISFVGSSKVGTHVYQRASLAGKRVQCMMGAKNHAIVLPDANKEQALNQLTGAAFGAAGQRCMALTVAVLVGEAQQWIPELVAKARTLKVSAGTEPGTDVGPLISCSAKERVQSLIERGVADGATLELDGRQVQVAGFDQGNFVGPTIFSGVKPGMAIYDQEIFGPVLCLVAADSLDEAIDFINANPNGNGTAIFTQSGAAARKFQEEIDVGQVGINVPIPVPVPLFSFTGSRASKLGDLGPYGKQVVLFYTQTKTVTARWFDDPASTGGKVNTTISLR
- the mmsB gene encoding 3-hydroxyisobutyrate dehydrogenase, with amino-acid sequence MHIAFIGLGNMGLPMARNLLKAGFTLSVFDLVAEAMSTLAAEGAKACTSAGEAARQADVILTMLPASQHVEQIYLGDGGLLVNARAGAILVDCSTIAPAVARKVAQAAEEAGFPMLDAPVSGGTAGAAAGTLTFMVGGAAEVVEQVRPLLERMGKNIYHAGSHGAGQIVKMCNNMMLGILMAGTAEALNLGVAHGLDPKVLSEIMSKSSGRNWALEVYNPWPGVMENAPASKGYAGGFGVDLMLKDLGLALEAAIASKVATPMGAQARGLYALHSAQGNGKLDFSSILQLLHAS
- a CDS encoding indolepyruvate ferredoxin oxidoreductase family protein codes for the protein MTTRELSLDDKYTAERGPVFMTGIQALVRLPMMQRQRDQLAGLNTAGFISGYRGSPLGGVDQAMEKAGKYLKAHHVHFEHGINEDLAATAVWGSQQVNLFPGAKYDGVFAMWYGKGPGVDRSGDVLKHGNAAGTSQHGGVLVIAGDDHAAKSSTFPHQSDHILSASMIPVLSPAGVQEFLDFGLHGWAMSRYSGCWVAMKAITDTVESSAIVDVSPERVQVVLPEDVVLPKDGLSIRWPDTPLAQEERVLHHRLYAALAYARVNKLNRVVIDSPQPKLGIITSGKSYLDVMQALDDLGIDEKLAQDIGLRIFKVGMPWPLEAEGVHQFAEGLEEILVIEEKRQIIEYQLKEQLYNWREDVRPRVVGKFDEKGEWALPHGAWLLPAAGELTPAMIARAIASRIARFFDSDIIRERLAFYEAKEAQLIQPRESIARMPHYCSGCPHNTSTKVPAGSRAHGGIGCHYMATWIDPNTKTFTQMGGEGVTWIGQSPFTETQHIFTNLGDGTYFHSGLLAIRAAIASKVNITYKILYNDAVAMTGGQQVDGPLDVPMITRQLAAEGVKRIVITSDEPEKYEGVSNLAPGVEVFHRSELDRLQRELREIAGTTILIHDQTCAAEKRRRRKRGTYPDPNQRVFINERVCEGCGDCSAKSQCLSVLPSETELGRKRKIDQSSCNKDFSCINGFCPSFVTVEGGEVRKSKAGKGELQQLPVLAAPVLPSLDHPYGIMVTGVGGTGVVTIGQILGVAAHLDGKGITVLDMAGLAQKGGAVWSHIRIAADQAQLHAVRIAAGDANLVLGCDLVVTVSAEALAKMRLGFSHAVVNSYESPTSEFTRNPDARFPAAAMTQTLLETVGEERFAAVNATRLATALLGDSIAANMFMLGFAWQRGLVPVTEDAIMKAIELNGAAVSFNQTAFLWGRHAAVDSTAVEKVAFPEQQAKTVAMPQTLEQLIAHRAAFLVDYQGEALSARYRALVERVQQAEQAAQAGSTRLSWAVARNYFKLLAYKDEYEVARLYSDGQFLKDLAATFGGNYKLSFHLGPTWLQKDGTEPKKRRFGPWMMKAFGLLAKFKGLRGTALDPFGYQAERKMERQLIKDYEALVDTLLPGLKADKLAQAADIAALPELIRGYGHVKEANVEKVRGMQAEKLHQYQHGVITIQQAA
- a CDS encoding MmcQ/YjbR family DNA-binding protein; protein product: MNIHRLLAHCRTLPGVQEDVKWGNAHCCMVAEKLFAIIRLDERGQPQAAMSIKVDSHRFLELSDLPGIQPAPYLARNHWLLLEADCVLPDEEVEALISRSWHLIASRLPKRQRETLGLA
- a CDS encoding enoyl-CoA hydratase/isomerase family protein, translated to MSDSPIRIEEWAGQQGCRIGVACLNSEKSLNALSLPMIELLLPQLQAWQADPQIACVVLLGQGDKAFCAGGDIRAMYEQIRAGNALTACTHFFALEYQLDYLIHTYAKPILVWGKGIVMGGGIGLMAGASHRVVTETSRLAMPEISIGLYPDVGGSWFLSRLPGKVGRFLALTGVHLNASDARFLGMADYQLANDQWEHVKAGLCAQHWPADEPGRKQCLTELLVRLEGDSGVNWPVSPIEQHWSQLLKVCRGHDASAVIQSLLDEQTREAFKDDPWWLKAVGNLQRGSPMSARLGLAMQARCEHLSLREAFQWELVASVRCCLSGEFAEGVRALLVDKDNQPRWSAAHDAAVEEDALALHFVAPWSGPHPLQDL
- a CDS encoding ABC transporter substrate-binding protein, with protein sequence MLLQRYALLVLTLALGLAATVRAEPGVEPARVLFGQSAGVTGPYARVVEEYNQGLQAAFQMINDQGGVNGRRLELKTLDDASLPDKTLGNVTTLIQKEQVFGLAGVFGTANNQQIADLIFKEKVPSIAPYTGSDVTRIYHNPMQFNIRASYRDESERIVRQLVSLGIKRIGVLYQDDSYGEAGLEGIERAMRKNNLDVAASAKYDRTKLDVTAAVKQLADAKVGAVILVAVSKPAADFIHGMKQRGINIQYFALSPVDASELYALLKEEAVGVAISQVMPNPITGTEQVVGDFQRAMRKYAAGKPLTYPGIEGFMTGWVIIEGLKKAGSNVTRKTFVEALESMDDKYFGGFPLRYLPSNHRGSTFVDFVVISKGGRLGR
- a CDS encoding acyl-CoA dehydrogenase family protein, whose amino-acid sequence is MDFSLNDDQLALQAAAQAFAAGELAPHAAHWDEESLFPKDTLRQAGEMGFCGIYTPEAYGGLALSRLDASIIFEALSAGCTSTTAYLTIHNMATWMIASWAQREVAEQWVPGMVAGELLGSYCLTEPGNGSDAAALKTSATLDGDGYRLNGSKMFISGGGESDVLVVMARTGGPGAKGISAFVVAADSPGISYGRKESKMGWNSQPTRAITFEDVHVPARQRLGEEGEGFRIAMKGLDGGRLNIASCSVGTAQAALDAACSYVKGRQQFGQAIMDFQITQFKLADMLTELIAARQMVRLAACKLDAGDVDATAYCAMAKRFATDVGFKVCNEALQLFGGYGYIREYPLERMVRDTRVHQILEGSNEIMRVIVGRALQDEAVLARLR
- a CDS encoding ABC transporter substrate-binding protein, encoding MKRGNPGQWARWGALMLGVLPLMVSAEQAIGVLQYRTGPYAALGTKVAGGLEDYLTLLNLRDGGVNGQPIKLLSCETGYRMDRVDVCARQLQARGATVLNVPSNGAMLMLDAWSEQQRMPLLMTGGFTPEPGKLASTSYQFALGPDAAAEAEAMWRTLAQAQVLRGKTVVDLYLDSDYARAALPVLDGLARQAEARLIHLPVSPPGEEQQAAWGQIGRLKPAGVLLRGWDRMTPVALGKAAQSGLPMSRIIGSSWSGLEEAVQPVALQAKGYTSVSLVAEGQRFPVIEDIKRVVYGQGQGRMLQRQDLGSVAYNRGVMQGIILAEALRGGQSRFGVRSLDGRQWAWSLSHLNLSPSRLQALGAEGIMLPLQTRCQDRRGSTQLFLQRWDGRRWQPLPEKAGLALSPAAESTSCHEGA